The sequence attgtcctatttatagttaaatcccctctcataatattgtaaagcgctacggaatctgttggcgctatataaatggcaataataataataatatttatattaggaGATTGACAATACTAAGCCTTGATTAATACTGAGGTGTGCAATTACTGTGATTACTGAATAGAAAGCTTTTAGAAGGTTTGATTTACAtaatattcaaaaataaaaactctcaaatttgcattttcttttcaaaaGAAATAAGATATAATACAGTGCCAAGAATACTCTGAAagcaagactttaaaaaaaaaaaaaaaattgcaaacacTGACATTTTAGCCAAATTGTAATCCATCCACTGATTCTTTATCTTCTCCAGTTTCTGAATTCCTTCATGGCTTCTGTTACAaactgccctgcttccctgggttgtggagaagcctatttgccagcctccttcctcatgactatggcccctgggagattgtgcccctgaaaacgtatggacttttattgggtgtgtatggccctttaagaaccgtttggggacatattgtgactttgtttaacaatgcccctttaagacggtgtccccaaacctttaatatactgtgtccctggctttctcccacttggttcagtaaatggggcttactgaaccaagtaccacacaggcagaccacccagaagtggaagtgtgcaggcaatttacctcccaggctgtgaggttactgcaggttaattgacgagcgctgggtggccgctgttcgtgcaaacgaacacatggcggcagccatctttgctcattcgaacaaggtcagcggtatgtgtagccaaattcatggaactgaaatcggctacacatttccgcgaacaccgctgacccttaccttctcctacactaaactttcagctgcagagactaagtcccgttcaaagattcaaaCGTCCGTTCGAATGGGACGTAGtcgtttttcagtgtgaaatagaccgaccgcacagcccaaatctatgtaactcttttgggcaggaaaatgtgcttgcggtcggtcataaaggacttccgtctaacttttgatctactggatggatttgtgttatgtttatatttaaattgtgctgattaatatgtaatttttatgaagattggatgtatgttttaaagttacagtgtatgtgtaaaaactgtatttttactgtctgataattatgtaccataattatatcacaggcagagggggaggattttgtgtgtaattgctgggagtgttttcgttaatgtacgtgtatgattgattGTTTTGTTAAACCTCCTATCCAAGGGaaccctgcataaaagaaggttatgTTGGTGCCaacaaacagaatgacttgatCCTCTAACTTGctgccttgactcatgtttgtaggggacagctataatcactacagggattgctatgctcttcatactcccttagctactgagctcttgtaagagctcttgttcctgatcctgcttcgctctacagaaagAAGAGGATCAccaactggaacctggagcctggtcgtaggtctaGGGCACAGAGCaaacggcgagataccagcccagcagcggtggttcgtggagtctgcagtacttatggtggctacacagtagttatggtgtctacggtgctgatggtcctttggcgagcgctaggagcatcctttctatggtccagcttccagccagcctggaggcaaccgtaacagcttCTTCTTGCAATCACTGTCACTGCAATGAGCAGCTATCACATGGTAGAAAGGTTCACCAGTGCATGAATTATTGCATATATATTGTTATTGTATGAATACTCTCCCACTGCAATCACAATAAGGAACCAATGTAAGCCCCTATCCACACTGCACGGCATGAGAGCCGGTTAGGGGGCAGCATTATATAGAGGGGAAAAAACAGGAaacatttagatccccacatcGTGCCCTAAAATCCACTGGTAGAAACCATTACGTTATGTCCATAGACAAtggaagaagtgtgtttttacatTATTTGGCATTAAGTGTTGCCAGGAGATACTTTATATGAATAATAATGACTCAATCATCTCAATACAAAGTAAAAGCAATATCAGATCACACAGGGATAAGTAGGGTAAAAGGAGGAACAAAATAAGCATGTTCTTCCTGAGggtcaaaaataaatattctgtATAAGGATCAGAGAGTGAGCAgaaaatataaatctatatagAGAATAGTTCTGACCCTGTGGAAGATTGTACACAGGGATAACTAGGGTAATAGCAGGGGATGCCTGAATCTTCTACAGGGTCAGAACTATtctctatatagatatattttctcCTCACTCTCTGACCATTATACAGAATACGTTTTACACCCTGGAACAACGTGGTTATTTTGTTCCTCCTACTACCCTACTTGTGTACGATCTGATGTGGCTATAACCCCGGATCATGGATCAGGTTCGAGATGGGTCAGTTTCTCCAGAAATGCTTTAGATTTACAGGAAGATCTCCTGAAAGCTTGTTATTCCAAGATAATGTtagtccaaaaataaaataaagttaaaatattaCCTGCATTATTTCCAGGATTCTGTTAAAATAGATTTTAACTTAATTAGTTTATGTTCTAAAATTGTGAAATCTAGAACAGTGACATCATTTAGCAACAGTTTCTTTCCAAGAGTCTCAGTTTCCATGTTTCCCAAGTTTCTATTTATATGTAAATGAATGGGAACCCTGGTGGGTAATTAACCTATTGTATGCAAAGTTACCCAATCAGCTGCCCCTTATTAGACCCATATTCACCCTCACTGCTCAGTAACATTCTGTATCCAGAGCGACAGACTGAGCGAGTGTCGATTCTATTCATGGCTCTACTCATCTCTAGAAGGTAAGGACTTCATAGTATGGCAGTCTCAGTCCGGGTATCGATGGGATGAAGGGTTAATAGACTGTGGGAAAAGGGTTTGTTTATAGGTTATTGGTTAGGATGTGTGGTGGATTGGCAATTAGACGGTCAGAAGATTTTCAGGCTTTGTGGAAGTAACTGGCTGAAGACGCTGTGAATTTATGTACAAATATAAATCTTCTTAAAATGAAACCAATTCCAAAGCTTCTTCTCAAAACATTTTATCTGTTAGAATTTAGTACCAAAATAAATTAGTGTGATGTGAGCACTTTAAAATATAACGTTTATTGATGGACGTTAAAATATCCCAAGAAAGGGGGTATTAGTCTGTAGATAAATACATAGAAAGTAATAGTATATAAAGTAGAACAAGGGGGTgaaaaaatagaatacaaaatGATAAAAATCCAAGTATCTCGAAGTAGATGGGATACAAAAAGGAGTCAAACGTTAATACTACACATTTAGGCACATATTTCCTGGTGGATAAAGAATCAAGTATACCACTTATACGCTGCACAGTTAACTGTTGCAACTGTGTATCACATAGctttttatcattttgttttgttttttcaccccCTTGTTCTACTTTATATACTATTACTTTCTATGTATTTATCTACAAACTATAGCTCAATGCCCCCCTTTTTGGGAAAATTTAGTTTGGTAGTACAATTACAGGGTTTCAAACCCCTTGACAAAGTGGTGAAGCAAAGTTTCTCACTTGCGGTCAATTAGTGGTGGACGAGATCGATTCTTCGTTTTAGAATGTAGTATTTATGATATTTTGCCTTATTAAACCTTCCATCCTCTCCAGTAATCTCATTACTCACTGTTTTACTTTCTATATTCCTCTTTTACAGATCTTTTCCCCAGCTCACAGTTTCTTCAATTAAAGCTTGCCCTCCTCTCCACCCAAAATCCCATTGCTCTAATTTAAAGTCTCATAACTCTCTCTCTGATCATATTTTAGTCCACCCGACCTTCGCCGTGTCTTGTAGTTCTCTTGCCCTTCACCTCTGATACTGCATTCTAAAATGCTAAGAATGGAAATAATAAGGATTTACCCAAAATATAGTGCAATGGCTCATttatagaatttaacatttttaaatttcttataCAGGTTTAAATGTCTATTTTTAATAAAAGCCTTCATAGTGCATATGTTTTTGGgtttgtacatttaccatttgatCTAATAATGTAAGGACAATAAACACATGTCTCCCCCACCGTTCTGCACAGCTAATTGCATACAACCTTTATTCTATCAGAGCAGTGATCCGGGTTTGTGTCCCCAAAGAAGGCACATTAACTGCATCTTCAGAGCACCTTCAGCCAATACCAAGACCTGTAGGCTAAATCAGGCAGCAATACATTTATACTAAATGTTTAATGATATCAATTACACTGATCACTTTCTTTGGTTTTAGAATGGCCGCTACAATCATGGATGTCACTAAGGAGACAGCAAAGGATCTTCTGCAGCTGGTGGGAGAGACATCTCAGACCATGACAAGGATGTCTGTAATGGATCACTTTGACCCAATTAAAGAACTGGGCAAAGGTTCTTATGGGAAGGTTCTCCTCGCCAATCACAGGCGTTCAGGTAAGTTACATTAGCTTGTATGCTCATCtctcaccttttaaaaaaaactggagtCCTTTATTTTATACAGAGTAAGTTCTAATGGATTTCTGCATTTAGCAGGGTAAAGTACAATGCCGATGCTTTTTGGCACCTCAAGAAATTGCTACAGTCCATAAACAAAGCCATGGTTTTATAAAACTATTATCTGTATAAACATGAGTAGCTGGAGATCAcagtatattttgttttgttaacagGACAGCTGGTGGCCTTGAAAATGCTGGTGAAGGAGAAGACTTTAGCAGATAATTTCCTCTTGGAATATAGTATCTGCGTCTACCTTGGGATTCATCCCCATATCGTTACCACCTTTAGAATGGCCTTCGAAACACCAAGCAACTATGTGTTTGTTCAGGAGGTTGCACCAGCTGGGACACTACATTCCATCATAACACCAAAGGTGAGGTTTCCAAAAATTGGCATGCATTTAGTTTTATGGTCTTAATAATCAATGTAATTCCCATGTAAATaaacaccccctacccccctgtcCTCCTACCCATtgttattgtaaataaaaatgaatctctTATGTCTGATGGATTCAATTATTATCTTCTCACCTTTACAGGTTGGTTTACAAGAGGACATTGTGAAGCGCTGCATTCTTCAGCTGACGAGTGCCTTGGAGTTCATCCACTACAAGGGACTGGTCCATCGGGACATCAAGCTGAATAATATTCTGCTCATGGACCATGAATGCCATTGCATCAAACTTGCAGACTTTGGACTCACCCGACTCCAGGGAACCTATGTACCAGGAATGTCCTGGATCATTCCCTACATGGCTCCTGAACTCTGCCTTGTTGCAGACAGTGAGACGATATTATTGCACCCTAGCCTTGATGTTTGGGCATTTGGAGTCCTGGTGTATGTGATGCTCACTGGCTGTTTCCCATGGAAGGAGGCTTTACCAAGGGACCAACAATATTTGCAGTTTGTTCACTGGCAGGTATTTAAAGACACTGTGCCAATACCAGCCGAGTGGAGGTTGGTTACCACTGAATCCCAGTATTTCTTCAGACTAATGTTGGCCATTGATGCTACTGACAGATGTTCTGTATCACACATTGCGGAATATATTCACTGGCCATGGAAAGCCGATATCCCCCATAAGGACATTACATGAGGCACGCAGACCAAAAGTGGGCAGTAACTTAGGAAATCAAAGCTGCAGATTCCGGTAAGTCTGA comes from Pelobates fuscus isolate aPelFus1 chromosome 5, aPelFus1.pri, whole genome shotgun sequence and encodes:
- the LOC134610532 gene encoding serine/threonine-protein kinase SBK1-like yields the protein MISITLITFFGFRMAATIMDVTKETAKDLLQLVGETSQTMTRMSVMDHFDPIKELGKGSYGKVLLANHRRSGQLVALKMLVKEKTLADNFLLEYSICVYLGIHPHIVTTFRMAFETPSNYVFVQEVAPAGTLHSIITPKVGLQEDIVKRCILQLTSALEFIHYKGLVHRDIKLNNILLMDHECHCIKLADFGLTRLQGTYVPGMSWIIPYMAPELCLVADSETILLHPSLDVWAFGVLVYVMLTGCFPWKEALPRDQQYLQFVHWQVFKDTVPIPAEWRLVTTESQYFFRLMLAIDATDRCSVSHIAEYIHWPWKADIPHKDIT